In Diceros bicornis minor isolate mBicDic1 chromosome 24, mDicBic1.mat.cur, whole genome shotgun sequence, the following are encoded in one genomic region:
- the TIMM9 gene encoding mitochondrial import inner membrane translocase subunit Tim9 → MAAQIPESDQIKQFKEFLGTYNKLTETCFLDCVKDFTTREVKPEETTCSEHCLQKYLKMTQRISMRFQEYHIQQNEALAAKAGLLGQPR, encoded by the exons ATGGCTGCACAAATACCAGAATCTGATCAGATAAAACAG TTTAAGGAATTTCTTGGAACCTACAATAAACTTACAGAAACCTGCTTTTTGGACTGTGTTAAAGACTTCACAACAAGAGAAGTAAAACCTGAAGAG ACCACCTGTTCAGAACATTGCttgcagaaatatttaaaaatgacacAAAGAATATCCATGAGATTTCAAGAATATCATATTCAGCAGAATGAAGCCCTGGCAGCCAAAGCAGGACTTCTTGGCCAACCACGATAG